GTGAATGAGATGGCAACTCGCCAAGCTGCACGGTTATCTCCTGTCTGTCATAACATCTGCTTTCCAGGCCCATCCTTGGGTTCTCATCCCATGGCCTCTTTGGTCTGCCTTTTGTCACACTACCTTTCTCCTTAGAATTCTTCACTTGCTTGTTTCATTTATGCATACTTATTCCCCGCTTATGGCTAAAACAACAATTAGGTTTCATTACTTCTCTGTTCACATGATTCTATCTCATCTTATCACATCTAAAGCAATATCTTTCAGCAGCATTTCACTTCCACTTCATCATGATTTTTTCAGCTCATCGGCATCTTCACATCGTCCCAATCAACACCCTAAGTATCATCTATGAAGCATCGCACTTCCCACGGCTGAGTTTCAAATCCTAGGGAATCCCTCTGACTGTTGAGCAAAGAAATTATTTATGTTTCACCTCTTGCGCAGGTCGTATTtccccacagaaaaaaaaagaaaaaatatgatatacatacatatatatatatatatatatatatatatatatatatatatatatatatatatatatatatatatatatatatatatatatattagtgcaATGCagattgtttttattatcaatGGCTTTCATCGACAATCccatcactacacacacaacaTGCGAATCtgccagtcacacacacacacacacacagagagagagagagagagagagagagagagagagagagagagagagagagagagagagagagagagagaggtgattatTAATTATGTAAGTTGTAAGACTGAAGGTGTTTGGGTAGTTTTATGAGAGATGACAGATTCGCGCGTTGGAACACATTGTTTCCACGTTGAGATGGTGTCCTGGGGCGGTGCGGGCGGGCAGGCCCTCTCCCACCTAGAGTTGCCCTCCCCCGCCGGGACTCGTGTTGGCAGCGCTCTCGTCCTCTCGCCCCTGGGAGTCCCCACCTGCTGGCCGCGGTATATTTACCACACAACAGTCTCTTGTAAGACGTGGTGGTGATGCGTCCTGTTCACCTGTAGCGCAGTCACTGCAATTGATCCTCGTTTTGACGATTAGAAGTTTTGTGGGTTCATAGACAATGCGCCGTACACAGGACCATATAGCGCTAGTGGCTCTGCAATTGTACCCGTGGCAACGCAGTGAATGAACGAGAAACTAGATTGTCGTGCCGCCTATCACGGAGGCAAGTCGTGCCAAGTGACGTCTTGTGCATTGTGCCTCTGGGGATACAGGGGTGTTAACCGCTGAAATGTCGTAGAATAAGGTTTTGATAAATTCATggtgaaaagtaataataaaatatttagaaaaaatggCTTTGATCAACATGCACCTTCCTCGACTGCCGCTGGCACTTGCGCGTCACCAGGAGGCCACTCCGCTGACCCCTAAGTCAACAGGGCCCCCACCCATTGTGTTATCGAGGGTAATTTCTCTCAAAGAGATGTGCAGCAAATTTTGGTTGGAGCGTGTGCAGTACGTGCTGCGTCGCAACCTACCCAAGTGGCAAGCGTTCACCGTACAGCGGTTCCTGAAGGATCTCCCTCGTAACCTTCGCGCCATGATGGTGCACAACGCCCTCAAGGCCGGTGGGCTGCACCTGAGGCACGGCAGCAGGGAGCTGGCCGCCATCAACAGAGCTCTGGTTCTCCTCAGCTCCGACATGCAGGTGGTGGAGCCTGTGTATGTCACGCTGCCGCGCCCAGGTCCCGAGGGTGCCGACTGGCCCCTCGACATTGATTTGATTCTTCGCAACGGTGAGGGTCTGACCCATCTAGTACTGACGATGCCACCGCTCATGATAGACGCCGTGAAGCGAGTGTTCAGTGATCTCTGTCGCACCTGCAAAAAGCTCAGTCGCGTGCGCCTCATTGATGCCTCCGATGATGCCCTCACGCTGCTCACTCGCTACTGTCGCCTCATCACTCACCTCGATGTGTCTGGGTCTGCCGGCGTCACTGACGAGGGCATCAATCGAATTATCGTAAACTTAttatggggaggaggagaagagcccATGAGGCTCCGCCACATTGACGTGGGAGGCACCAGCGTGACACAAGAGGGCGTTGCTACTCTGCTGACCCGCGTAACGGAGCTGACCAGTCTCGGCTCCACCGACGTCATAGAAGCTCTCAAAATAATGGATGAACTGAGTGACGGAAGTGCTGTGACGGTCTTGGAGGAGGTAAATGTGCGATGCGTTACGATAAACAACCTGAGGCTGCTGCGGCGAATGTGTCCCGCAATAAAGAATATCAATGCCATTATCAATTATGCCGGAGTCACAGTGAACGATCTGCGGCTGCTGCCTGAACTCCAGCATCTAAAGCTTTCTGTTCAGGAGCCGTACCTGCTGTCCCCCACGGCGCTGTACGAGTTCGCTTGGTCGGTGGGCACGCGGCTGGTGACGCTGCGGTTGGAGGGAGACGTATACTGGGAGGCCGATATTGGTGTTTTGGCTGGGAACTGTCCACATCTAGAGGAGTTGGCGCTGCCTGCTGTGACAGTACCCACACGAGAGTCACTGGCGGCGCTCTCCAACAAGGACAGCATCGCCCTGGCGCAGCTCAAGGTTAGTAAAGCGATCCCAGGCACTCGTGAGTACACAGAcgtccccttttttccttttggcTAAATGTCCGTCTTGCCGCTCTTTGAAATTAtcactaacacaacacaaattAGAAATGAGCCAGGTGGTGAGGCGGTGTGTCGCTTTCCCTGCGTCAGATAAGCATCAGAACTAATGAAGCATGTCCTCGTTGACATTTAGCCAGAAGCTTCGAGGATATGGATTTACCGatgaaagctctctctctctctctctctctctctctctctctctctctctctctctctctctctctctctctctctctctctctctctctctcatttcgctAATGGACATGATTGTTTGAAAGAAATATTTACAAATTTTTCTGTAACGAAAGTTATGCCATAAAtaagtaatgttttatttattcatttattttttaaatttttgacaAGACCTCACTTGCTGAGATAAAATAGAAATTATACGAAAGTTAATACTTTCTCTTTTATGGATGGAAACATTTTAATTGCACTATTTACTATCtccagaaaggagagaaaaagagagaaaaaattatccGATATAATTTCAAACGAGTCTATTTGATTAAAAGATCTTTCCGATCGAATCACTGAAATTATTTTCAACAGTGCAGAATGGTCTGGCTATGTAGTAACAATACAGAAGAAATATATTTATCCGCAACACTGAATTATATATCACACACCAGGATCTAAATATTCCCTAATGTCTGCACTTCCCTAGAATGAGTGTGTATTTCTTTACATTCACACCTGAAGCCAAACCACTCGCCGTAAATCACTCTCCCTAACTCCTCTCTAATACTCTGAATCAACACTATCATACATCTTAACTTCACTAGACTAACTTGTGCCCGTAAAACTAGTACAAATGAACTTCTAACGTATTCACTCGTGCAAATGGAACTATTCCCATAAATGCATTTACCGTTCGTAACAACTTCTTAATGACAATCACTCCGCCACTTTTAGTTATACTTTTGTTTATTCAGCGATGGAGTAATTCCGGTGGTGGCTTGCTGTGCCTATCCCACCTTCGCTGTTGCACTTTGGCATTCTTCAGGGGATCCCATGCACGTGGAGGTGACAGTCGAACCTTGCACTCCACTCCACCACTGTTCAATCAttctaccacacacacattcaagattgctgccctctctcttttttcatttattactactTCATATACTTTCTCCTTCGTGACCAATGACAAATGGCttatttcattccttctacAATGGCCTCAGGCTCCCTACCTTCTTCATTCAGCCATCGCTCAAAACTCTctactcatttctttctccctagTCACATTCCTTAAACTCTGAGCATCAGCCTTGCACTCACGCATGCTCCTCCCGCAGGTGCTGGAGCTGGACTGCATGACGGGCGTGGGTCCCAAGGCGTGGGCCAAGGACTTCACACTGGTGCGGCGCGGCTTGACGGCGGCCCTCAGCAGGTGTCGCCAGCTACGACGTCTCATCTGCCGCCCGACCAATCTGGTGGAGACGGACCTGCTGGAGATACTGTCCGTTAATAGGATGATGCGtctggaggtgtgtgtgtgtgtttgtgtgtgtgagtgtgtgtgtttggtaatgACATGAATGGACAATACTTAAGTAACAAAGATCACCtcgataacaatgataacagaGGAAATGCTAATAATCTTAATGATGGTGTGCTGGGAATCACGAGGCTTCGAAAACATACACGAGA
The Scylla paramamosain isolate STU-SP2022 chromosome 3, ASM3559412v1, whole genome shotgun sequence genome window above contains:
- the LOC135093855 gene encoding uncharacterized protein LOC135093855, which gives rise to MALINMHLPRLPLALARHQEATPLTPKSTGPPPIVLSRVISLKEMCSKFWLERVQYVLRRNLPKWQAFTVQRFLKDLPRNLRAMMVHNALKAGGLHLRHGSRELAAINRALVLLSSDMQVVEPVYVTLPRPGPEGADWPLDIDLILRNGEGLTHLVLTMPPLMIDAVKRVFSDLCRTCKKLSRVRLIDASDDALTLLTRYCRLITHLDVSGSAGVTDEGINRIIVNLLWGGGEEPMRLRHIDVGGTSVTQEGVATLLTRVTELTSLGSTDVIEALKIMDELSDGSAVTVLEEVNVRCVTINNLRLLRRMCPAIKNINAIINYAGVTVNDLRLLPELQHLKLSVQEPYLLSPTALYEFAWSVGTRLVTLRLEGDVYWEADIGVLAGNCPHLEELALPAVTVPTRESLAALSNKDSIALAQLKVLELDCMTGVGPKAWAKDFTLVRRGLTAALSRCRQLRRLICRPTNLVETDLLEILSVNRMMRLEVLELYNCVLGLASARLLVDTCENLHVMKGLRTWRGLTLQDLVLLRRHTRGHRRTAELKILP